One genomic window of Brienomyrus brachyistius isolate T26 chromosome 16, BBRACH_0.4, whole genome shotgun sequence includes the following:
- the LOC125709793 gene encoding desmin-like, which produces MSKSFSSSSQTSSSYRRTFGSGFGTLPTMSRSSFTGRGTSGSSHLSSRVYEVSKSASLPSHSSFRSSSSGIGSSSVRSLVEPLDFGLADAMNQEFLHTRTNEKAELQHLNDRFASYIEKVRFLEQQNQALVVEIERLRSREPTRVAEMYEEEMRELRRQIEALTNQRSRVEVERDNLAEDLQKLKLRLQEEIHLKEEAENNLSAFRVDVDAATLARLDLERRIETLQEEIIFLKKIHEEEIRELQSQMQETQVQVQMDTSKPDLTAALRDIRAQYEGIAAKNIAEAEEWYKSKVSDLNQAVNKNNDALRQAKQETMQFRHQIQSYVCEIDSLKGTNESLMRQMKEMEDRLGMEASGYQDTIARLEAEIANMKDDMARHLREYQDLLNVKMALDVEIATYRKLLEGEESRITLPVQTYSTLNYRETNPEVHSRGSEVHSKKTVLIKTIETRDGEVVSESTQHQQDIM; this is translated from the exons ATGAGCAAGTCATTCTCCTCCTCTTCTCAGACGTCCTCCTCCTACCGTCGGACCTTCGGTTCCGGCTTTGGCACTTTGCCGACCATGTCCCGCTCCTCCTTTACCGGCCGGGGCACCTCAGGCTCCTCTCACCTGAGCTCTCGCGTCTATGAGGTGAGCAAGAGCGCCTCGCTGCCCAGCCACTCCAGCTTCCGCAGCTCGTCGTCCGGCATCGGTAGCTCCTCCGTACGCTCCCTAGTGGAGCCACTCGACTTTGGCCTGGCAGATGCCATGAACCAGGAGTTCCTGCACACGCGCACCAATGAGAAGGCTGAGCTGCAGCACCTGAATGACCGCTTCGCCAGCTACATCGAGAAGGTGCGCTTCCTGGAGCAGCAGAACCAGGCCCTGGTGGTGGAGATCGAGCGACTGCGCAGCCGTGAGCCCACGCGTGTCGCCGAGATGTACGAGGAGGAGATGCGTGAGTTGCGTCGGCAGATCGAGGCGCTGACTAATCAGAGATCACGTGTGGAAGTGGAGCGAGACAACCTGGCAGAAGACCTACAGAAACTCAAACTCAG GCTGCAGGAGGAAATCCACCTGAAGGAGGAAGCTGAAAACAACCTGTCTGCCTTCAGAGTT gatgTGGATGCCGCAACTCTTGCCAGGCTGGATCTGGAGAGGCGCATCGAGACCCTGCAGGAGGAGATCATCTTCCTCAAGAAGATCCACGAGGAG GAGATCCGAGAGCTGCAGTCCCAGATGCAGGAGACCCAGGTGCAGGTGCAGATGGACACATCCAAACCGGACCTGACGGCAGCGCTGAGGGACATCCGGGCCCAATACGAGGGCATTGCGGCGAAGAACATCGCAGAGGCCGAGGAGTGGTATAAGTCCAAG GTGTCAGATCTGAACCAGGCTGTCAACAAAAATAATGATGCTCTGAGGCAGGCCAAACAGGAGACCATGCAGTTCCGGCACCAGATCCAGTCCTACGTGTGCGAGATCGACTCCCTGAAGGGCACC AACGAGTCCCTCATGAGGCAGATGAAGGAGATGGAGGATCGTCTCGGCATGGAGGCCAGTGGGTACCAGGACACCATTGCTCGCCTTGAAGCTGAGATCGCCAACATGAAGGACGACATGGCCAGGCACCTGCGGGAATACCAGGACCTGCTCAATGTCAAGATGGCTTTGGATGTGGAGATCGCCACCTACAGGAAGCTGCTGGAAGGAGAAGAGAGCAG GATCACGCTTCCTGTCCAGACATACTCCACCCTGAACTACCGAG AGACTAACCCAGAAGTCCATTCGAGAGGGTCCGAGGTTCACTCCAAGAAAACGGTGCTAATCAAGACCATCGAGACCCGTGACGGGGAG GTGGTCAGCGAATCCACACAGCACCAGCAGGACATCATGTAA